One stretch of Chryseobacterium sp. LJ668 DNA includes these proteins:
- the gldC gene encoding gliding motility protein GldC: MRKTQITIDVELDENHIPELMTWNAADGGVEKEETKAVMISVWDEKTSEALRIDLWTKDMPVDQMKMFMHQIFVSLGSTYQRATGEEDVAAWIEQIAEEFAVKSAIKM, translated from the coding sequence ATGAGAAAGACTCAGATAACAATAGATGTAGAACTGGATGAAAATCACATTCCCGAATTGATGACCTGGAATGCTGCAGATGGCGGAGTAGAAAAAGAGGAAACAAAAGCAGTGATGATTTCCGTTTGGGATGAAAAAACATCAGAAGCTTTAAGAATTGATCTTTGGACAAAAGATATGCCGGTAGATCAAATGAAAATGTTTATGCATCAGATTTTCGTCTCGTTGGGAAGTACTTATCAGAGAGCAACAGGAGAAGAAGATGTTGCTGCCTGGATCGAGCAGATTGCAGAAGAATTTGCAGTAAAATCAGCGATAAAAATGTAA
- a CDS encoding cystathionine gamma-synthase, with the protein MNFNTKVIHGGQHHESATGSVNVPVFLTSTFAQKSPGVHSGYEYSRAANPTRQALEDSLASIENGARGLAFGSGLAAIDCVLKLLNPGDEVVAVDDLYGGTYRMFTRLFEKYQLKFIFVNFDDASKINDVITDKTKLIWIETPTNPLMKLVDIKAVVEIAKGKDILVAVDNTFATPYLQRPIDLGADIVMHSATKYLGGHSDVIAGALIAKDAELGEKLHFIQFASGGILGPHDSYLVLRGIKTLALRVQRHSENGMAVAKYLESHPAVAQVIYPGLESHPQYELAKSQMKDFGGMVSFTFKSGKKEDAIKFLEKVRVFTLAESLGGVESLANHPALMTHASIPAEKRAELEITDDLVRLSVGIEDAEDLIADLEKAFS; encoded by the coding sequence ATGAATTTCAATACAAAAGTAATACACGGTGGGCAACATCACGAATCTGCAACAGGTTCTGTGAATGTACCTGTTTTTTTAACATCTACTTTCGCACAAAAAAGTCCGGGAGTTCATTCCGGATACGAATATTCAAGAGCGGCCAACCCTACAAGACAGGCTTTGGAAGACTCTTTGGCAAGCATAGAAAACGGAGCAAGAGGTTTGGCTTTCGGTTCTGGTCTGGCTGCTATAGACTGTGTTTTAAAATTATTAAATCCGGGCGACGAGGTTGTTGCTGTGGATGATTTATATGGTGGAACTTACAGAATGTTTACCAGACTTTTCGAAAAATATCAGCTGAAATTTATCTTTGTAAATTTTGATGATGCTTCAAAAATCAACGACGTAATTACCGATAAAACCAAATTAATCTGGATTGAAACACCCACCAATCCTTTGATGAAATTGGTCGACATCAAAGCAGTTGTAGAAATCGCAAAAGGAAAAGATATTTTGGTTGCGGTTGATAATACATTTGCAACACCTTATCTTCAGAGACCAATCGATTTGGGAGCTGATATCGTTATGCACTCTGCAACAAAATATTTGGGTGGTCACTCAGACGTTATCGCCGGAGCTTTGATCGCTAAAGATGCAGAATTGGGAGAAAAACTCCATTTCATTCAGTTTGCGAGTGGTGGAATTTTAGGCCCTCACGATTCTTATTTGGTTTTAAGAGGAATTAAAACATTGGCATTAAGAGTTCAGAGACATTCAGAAAATGGAATGGCTGTGGCAAAATATCTGGAATCTCACCCTGCAGTTGCACAGGTAATTTACCCAGGATTGGAATCTCATCCACAATATGAATTGGCAAAATCTCAGATGAAAGATTTCGGAGGAATGGTTTCTTTCACTTTTAAATCTGGTAAAAAAGAAGATGCAATTAAATTCTTAGAGAAAGTAAGAGTGTTTACTTTAGCTGAATCTTTGGGTGGAGTAGAATCTTTGGCCAATCATCCTGCATTGATGACTCACGCTTCAATCCCTGCAGAAAAACGTGCAGAATTGGAAATTACAGATGATTTGGTTCGTCTCAGTGTCGGAATCGAAGATGCAGAGGATCTGATTGCAGATTTGGAAAAAGCATTCTCTTAA
- a CDS encoding GNAT family N-acetyltransferase, giving the protein MKNTRKAAIQDLPQLAELFDQYRVFYHKESDIPAAESFLKERIEKADSEIFVAENEGSLNGFVQLYPLFSSTRMKRYWLLNDLFVNENYRGRGFSKELIEEAKELAKSTDAAGILLETGKSNDVGNKLYPSCGFELYDEVNFYEWTNR; this is encoded by the coding sequence ATGAAAAATACAAGAAAAGCTGCGATTCAGGATTTACCTCAATTAGCCGAATTGTTCGATCAATACAGAGTTTTTTATCATAAAGAATCTGATATTCCTGCAGCGGAAAGTTTTTTGAAAGAAAGAATAGAAAAAGCTGATTCTGAAATTTTTGTTGCTGAAAATGAAGGAAGTCTGAATGGATTTGTACAATTATATCCACTGTTTTCGTCAACAAGAATGAAACGGTATTGGTTACTAAATGATTTGTTTGTCAACGAAAATTATCGTGGAAGAGGTTTTTCAAAAGAATTAATTGAAGAGGCAAAAGAACTGGCAAAATCTACCGATGCAGCAGGAATTCTCCTGGAAACCGGAAAATCAAACGACGTCGGAAACAAACTTTATCCAAGTTGCGGGTTTGAATTGTACGATGAAGTGAATTTCTATGAATGGACGAATAGATAG
- a CDS encoding DinB family protein, with protein MTDFQKYIQRYLDLIPSENWLEELKLVGEKTVSLFSFLTEEQSKFAYAEGKWTLKEVLLHLSDTERVFQYRILAFARGEKSELPGFDEENYAANSFANVRSLQSLLDEYQLVRNSSLILLETLSLSVLSNIGTANGNQISVETICKLIVGHNIHHLNVVEERYLPEL; from the coding sequence ATGACAGATTTTCAAAAATACATTCAAAGATATTTAGATTTAATTCCATCTGAAAATTGGTTGGAAGAATTGAAATTGGTTGGTGAGAAAACCGTTTCTTTATTTTCATTTTTAACTGAAGAGCAATCAAAATTTGCCTATGCGGAAGGAAAATGGACGTTGAAAGAAGTGCTTCTGCATTTATCAGACACCGAAAGAGTTTTTCAATATCGAATTTTAGCTTTTGCAAGAGGTGAAAAATCTGAATTACCCGGTTTTGATGAAGAAAATTATGCTGCTAATTCTTTTGCCAACGTTAGAAGTTTACAATCTTTACTTGATGAGTATCAATTAGTAAGAAATTCTTCTCTGATTTTGCTGGAAACATTGAGTCTTTCTGTTTTAAGTAACATCGGAACAGCTAACGGAAACCAGATTTCAGTTGAAACCATTTGTAAATTGATTGTGGGACATAATATTCACCATTTGAATGTGGTGGAGGAGAGATATTTGCCGGAATTATGA
- a CDS encoding L-threonylcarbamoyladenylate synthase, with the protein MENIINILKSGGTILYPTDTIWGIGCDATNIDAINKIFDIKKREKNKSMIILVENEKRLQDLVDVPEMAWEIMDLSEKPVTLVYQNPKGLPKELLAEDGSVGIRLVKNDFCKKLITKLNKPLVSTSANFSGDKSPLKFSDISKEIIDLVDFAVEEDREKVSQYSGSSVIKIWSDNRIKVLRE; encoded by the coding sequence ATGGAAAACATCATCAACATATTAAAATCCGGCGGCACAATCCTTTATCCAACAGACACCATCTGGGGAATCGGTTGCGATGCAACAAACATAGACGCCATCAATAAAATTTTTGACATTAAGAAGCGTGAGAAAAACAAATCGATGATTATTTTAGTGGAAAATGAAAAGCGATTACAAGATTTGGTTGACGTTCCGGAAATGGCTTGGGAAATAATGGATTTAAGCGAAAAACCGGTCACTTTAGTGTACCAGAACCCAAAAGGTTTACCAAAAGAATTGCTCGCCGAAGACGGAAGCGTCGGAATCCGCTTGGTGAAGAATGATTTCTGCAAAAAGCTAATTACAAAACTCAACAAACCTTTAGTTTCTACTTCTGCCAATTTTAGTGGAGATAAAAGTCCGTTGAAATTTTCTGACATTTCGAAAGAAATCATTGATCTGGTAGATTTTGCGGTGGAAGAAGACCGGGAAAAAGTGTCACAATATTCAGGTTCTTCGGTAATTAAAATCTGGAGCGACAACAGAATAAAAGTGCTGCGGGAATAG
- a CDS encoding nuclear transport factor 2 family protein, whose translation MDHQKFAADWISIWNSHHLEDILSHYSDDIMITTPMIVMATGGKESSLSGKNAVREYWRKALDKFPDLKFELIQSTAGVDSVALFYKSIMDKHAVEVMFFNEEGKINKMYAHYD comes from the coding sequence ATGGACCATCAAAAATTTGCTGCAGATTGGATTTCGATCTGGAACTCACATCATCTGGAGGATATTCTTTCTCACTATTCTGATGATATTATGATCACAACGCCCATGATCGTTATGGCTACAGGAGGTAAAGAAAGTTCATTAAGCGGTAAAAATGCTGTCCGTGAATATTGGAGAAAAGCTTTGGATAAATTTCCGGATCTGAAGTTTGAGCTCATACAATCTACAGCAGGAGTAGATTCTGTAGCTTTATTTTACAAATCTATTATGGATAAACATGCCGTTGAAGTGATGTTTTTTAATGAAGAAGGAAAAATAAATAAAATGTATGCTCATTATGACTAA
- a CDS encoding CCA tRNA nucleotidyltransferase: MKINLTQNKNLKLFKLISEVASQNNQSVYVVGGYVRDLLMKRKASTDIDFVTEQSGIELAQNVGKEIDPKMKVSIFKTYGTAMIRYKDLELEFVGARKESYTEDSRKPEVEGGTIEDDQKRRDFTINAMAISLNKNNFGELIDPFDGIGDLQKEILRTPLEPAQTYSDDPLRMMRAVRFASTLNFTIEENSLQAIAQEAERIKIVSMERIMVEFNKIMLSKKPSVGLRLMEETGLMKLIIPELIELKGVEEIEGQTHKDNFYHTLEVVDNISENTDNLWLRWAALLHDIGKAPTKKFVDGTGWTFHGHEFLGSKMVKSLFQKLKLPLSSDMKYVQKMVKLSSRPIALITDDASDSALRRLLFDAGEDMEDLFTLCKADITTKNSKKQDKFKKNFQYVANKIREVEEKDQVRNFQPPISGEEIMAMFNLKPGREIGILKEKVKEAILEGEIANEKEEARKFVIAEAKKLGVILA; encoded by the coding sequence ATGAAAATTAATCTTACTCAAAATAAAAATCTAAAACTTTTTAAACTCATTTCTGAGGTTGCTTCTCAAAATAATCAGTCCGTATATGTTGTCGGAGGTTACGTTCGTGATCTGTTGATGAAAAGGAAAGCGTCTACAGATATTGATTTTGTGACCGAACAGAGCGGAATTGAGCTGGCCCAAAACGTAGGAAAAGAAATTGATCCTAAAATGAAGGTTTCCATCTTTAAAACCTACGGAACGGCAATGATCAGATACAAAGATCTTGAGCTTGAATTTGTAGGTGCTAGAAAAGAAAGCTACACCGAAGACAGCCGAAAACCCGAAGTCGAGGGCGGAACGATTGAAGATGACCAAAAAAGAAGAGATTTTACCATCAATGCGATGGCAATTTCTTTAAATAAAAATAATTTCGGCGAACTCATAGATCCTTTTGACGGAATCGGAGATTTGCAAAAAGAAATTCTGAGAACACCGCTAGAACCTGCACAAACATATTCTGATGACCCATTGAGGATGATGAGAGCAGTTCGTTTTGCTTCTACTTTAAATTTCACAATTGAAGAAAATTCTCTGCAAGCGATCGCACAGGAAGCAGAAAGAATCAAGATTGTTTCTATGGAAAGAATCATGGTTGAATTTAATAAAATCATGCTTTCTAAAAAACCTTCTGTGGGTTTAAGATTAATGGAAGAAACAGGTTTGATGAAATTGATTATTCCTGAACTGATCGAACTGAAAGGCGTAGAAGAAATTGAAGGACAAACGCATAAAGATAATTTCTACCATACGCTTGAAGTGGTCGATAACATTTCTGAAAATACAGATAATCTTTGGCTCCGTTGGGCTGCTTTGCTTCACGATATCGGAAAAGCCCCGACTAAAAAATTCGTTGATGGAACCGGCTGGACTTTTCATGGACACGAGTTTTTAGGTTCAAAAATGGTAAAATCGCTTTTTCAAAAACTGAAGTTACCCCTGAGTTCTGATATGAAGTATGTTCAGAAAATGGTGAAACTTTCTTCTCGTCCGATTGCTTTGATTACAGATGACGCATCAGATTCTGCGTTAAGAAGACTTTTATTTGATGCGGGAGAAGATATGGAAGATCTGTTTACGCTTTGCAAAGCCGATATTACGACCAAAAATTCTAAAAAGCAGGACAAGTTTAAAAAGAATTTCCAGTATGTTGCCAATAAAATCAGGGAAGTTGAGGAAAAAGATCAGGTAAGAAATTTCCAGCCACCTATTTCCGGAGAAGAAATTATGGCAATGTTTAACCTAAAACCGGGCAGAGAAATCGGAATTTTAAAAGAAAAAGTAAAAGAAGCGATTCTCGAGGGTGAAATTGCGAATGAAAAAGAAGAAGCAAGAAAATTTGTGATTGCAGAAGCTAAGAAATTAGGTGTAATACTTGCTTAA
- a CDS encoding DUF5074 domain-containing protein: MNFKKILPFLFASALVFNVACSNDDFVEETKNQAYENGIFITNEGAFTTPTSEISFVSNDLGTFENKVYGNNNNNEILGNVLQTIGFSGENAYLVSNVPNKIDIVNRYTFKKQSTVTSNLDNPRYIAFSGSQYYVTNNNFFNVMKLNVYNTANNGFVTSISFPRSAEKVVEANGRIVVQTDGVTYETAPPYSELPTGYSLTIINPTTNTVANTITLPSNGIIRDLIAYNGDAYVLASSNTASYIYKVNTTSGSFTTTTLTLGQAQKLRIDANKFYFNDSSNKIYTMNLNSTTTPTTPIVTTTGNLYGFNVIDGRIYVSDASFTGDSKVNIYSTSGTLLKTLTTGIATSGFYKN; this comes from the coding sequence ATGAACTTCAAGAAAATCTTACCTTTTTTATTCGCTTCTGCGCTAGTTTTTAACGTGGCGTGTAGCAATGATGACTTTGTAGAAGAAACAAAAAACCAGGCTTATGAAAATGGTATTTTTATCACCAATGAAGGTGCTTTTACCACTCCAACTTCTGAGATTTCTTTCGTAAGCAATGATCTGGGAACATTTGAAAATAAAGTCTACGGAAACAACAACAATAATGAGATTTTAGGAAACGTTCTACAAACGATAGGATTCAGTGGTGAAAATGCTTATCTGGTTTCTAACGTTCCTAATAAAATCGATATCGTAAACCGTTATACTTTTAAAAAGCAGAGTACTGTAACATCAAATCTTGATAACCCGAGATACATTGCATTTTCTGGATCTCAATATTATGTAACCAATAACAATTTCTTCAACGTGATGAAATTAAACGTATATAATACCGCTAATAACGGCTTTGTTACCAGCATCAGCTTTCCGAGATCTGCTGAAAAAGTAGTGGAAGCAAACGGCAGAATTGTGGTACAAACCGACGGTGTTACTTATGAGACTGCTCCGCCATACAGTGAATTGCCAACAGGCTACTCATTGACTATCATCAATCCTACTACCAATACCGTTGCAAACACCATAACACTTCCAAGCAATGGAATTATCAGAGATTTGATTGCGTACAATGGTGATGCATATGTACTTGCTTCGAGTAATACAGCTTCTTACATCTACAAAGTAAACACAACATCCGGATCATTCACGACAACTACACTCACTCTCGGACAGGCTCAGAAATTGAGAATCGACGCTAATAAATTTTACTTTAATGACAGCAGCAACAAGATTTATACAATGAATCTAAATTCTACGACAACTCCTACAACACCCATTGTTACTACGACAGGAAACTTGTACGGATTTAATGTAATTGACGGTAGAATTTATGTTTCTGATGCCAGCTTCACGGGAGATAGCAAAGTAAATATCTACAGTACAAGTGGAACTTTACTAAAAACGCTAACGACAGGAATTGCGACCAGTGGTTTTTATAAGAACTAA
- a CDS encoding TonB-dependent receptor plug domain-containing protein, translated as MDIKSSLVFVFAVCNLSLYCGQEKSIDTVYIFDNQMNKVKLFHKVNSLIPADIQKNSSNLSEVLRFQSPVYIKENGRGAVSSPSFRGTTAQQTAFVWNGININSQFLGQGDVNNIALFGYDQMEIKSGGGSVIYGSGAIGGSIHLNNNLGFNEGLNGAFNSEIASFRTYNNFLKASFSNEKFSFKATASHAISQNEYEVPESRNYINRNGKYYNTNFNFAAAYKIAPFHQISWISEIFDGNQHYPVFFESQTQTKYETQNLRSLLSWDWKKSKFNNILRAAYTEENFQYFATLNQPRTSGGAGKNYIVKNDFNYFINPKWNINLIGEFQHNQAEGIGTSGIGDISRNIASAAGLLRYMPSSKIILEAGIKKDFVEGFDSPVLYSFSGKWKAANWYQFNLNLSKNFRFPSFNDLYWAPGGNPNLVPETSIQADMNHEFKAGDFKLVLSPYYIRIKDMLRWMNTPLGYWSPFNTDQVESFGLESQLTYQKQINQHHLKINAGYIFTKSKDLEINKQLMYVPLHKIFGNVDYNYRFIRIYAQGMFNGLTYTESNEKKSDALQPYFVMNAGISATIMKKYTVGFKINNIFDEIYETTAYYPLPKRNYSINFNINF; from the coding sequence ATGGATATAAAAAGTTCTTTAGTCTTCGTCTTTGCCGTATGCAATCTCTCTCTTTACTGTGGTCAGGAGAAAAGCATAGATACTGTATATATTTTTGACAATCAAATGAATAAGGTAAAACTTTTTCATAAGGTTAACAGTTTGATACCTGCTGATATTCAAAAAAACTCATCCAATCTTTCTGAAGTTTTACGTTTCCAATCTCCTGTTTATATTAAAGAAAACGGCCGTGGTGCAGTTTCCTCTCCTTCATTCCGCGGAACAACGGCGCAACAAACTGCTTTTGTCTGGAACGGGATCAATATCAACTCACAATTTTTGGGTCAGGGAGATGTCAATAATATTGCACTTTTCGGGTATGATCAGATGGAAATAAAATCCGGCGGCGGAAGTGTGATCTATGGGAGCGGTGCTATTGGCGGAAGCATCCATTTAAATAACAATTTAGGCTTTAATGAAGGTTTAAACGGAGCATTCAATTCTGAGATTGCTTCATTCAGAACGTATAATAATTTTTTGAAAGCTTCTTTCAGTAACGAGAAATTTAGTTTTAAAGCAACAGCAAGTCATGCGATCAGTCAAAATGAATATGAAGTTCCAGAATCAAGAAATTATATCAATAGAAACGGAAAGTACTACAATACCAATTTTAATTTTGCAGCAGCCTATAAAATAGCTCCATTTCATCAGATTTCCTGGATCTCGGAAATTTTTGACGGCAATCAGCATTATCCTGTTTTCTTTGAAAGCCAGACGCAGACGAAGTATGAAACTCAGAATCTCAGAAGTCTTCTTTCCTGGGACTGGAAAAAATCTAAGTTTAATAATATTCTGAGAGCAGCTTATACAGAAGAAAATTTTCAATATTTTGCTACTCTCAATCAACCGAGAACAAGCGGTGGCGCTGGGAAAAATTATATTGTAAAAAATGATTTTAATTATTTTATCAATCCAAAATGGAATATCAATTTGATTGGGGAATTTCAGCACAATCAAGCTGAAGGAATCGGGACATCAGGAATTGGTGATATCAGTCGAAATATAGCTTCAGCAGCAGGTTTGCTACGCTACATGCCGTCATCAAAAATTATTCTGGAAGCCGGAATCAAGAAAGATTTTGTAGAGGGGTTCGACTCACCGGTATTATACTCATTTTCAGGAAAATGGAAAGCGGCTAACTGGTATCAATTTAATTTAAATTTATCTAAAAACTTCAGATTCCCGTCGTTTAATGATTTGTATTGGGCTCCGGGAGGAAATCCTAACTTAGTACCTGAGACTTCGATTCAAGCAGATATGAATCATGAATTTAAAGCGGGAGATTTTAAATTGGTTTTAAGTCCTTATTACATCCGGATAAAAGACATGCTGCGCTGGATGAATACTCCACTGGGTTATTGGTCGCCTTTTAATACCGATCAGGTGGAATCATTTGGTCTTGAATCTCAATTGACCTATCAAAAGCAAATCAATCAACACCATCTCAAAATAAACGCAGGATACATTTTCACAAAATCTAAGGATCTGGAAATCAATAAACAACTGATGTATGTTCCACTTCACAAGATTTTTGGAAATGTAGATTACAATTATCGCTTTATCAGAATTTATGCACAAGGAATGTTCAACGGACTTACCTACACAGAAAGTAATGAAAAAAAATCTGACGCCTTGCAGCCTTACTTTGTGATGAATGCAGGAATTTCTGCTACCATTATGAAAAAATATACCGTAGGATTTAAAATCAACAACATCTTCGACGAAATCTACGAAACAACAGCCTATTATCCTTTACCAAAAAGAAATTACAGTATCAATTTTAATATTAATTTTTAA
- the cdd gene encoding cytidine deaminase, producing MKKDIHIDYEHFKSSSELNEVEKQLFEKAKTARENAYAPYSNFLVGCSVLLENDEIYTGNNQENAAFPSGLCAERTALFWIGANFPNEKIVKIFIIGGPREFSEKTPPIPPCGACRQSLMEYETKQNKNIEVYFSNLNEEVFKVKSIKDLLPFYFDSSFL from the coding sequence ATGAAAAAAGATATACACATTGATTACGAGCATTTCAAAAGCAGCAGCGAACTGAACGAGGTAGAAAAACAGCTTTTTGAAAAAGCAAAAACAGCACGTGAAAATGCGTATGCGCCCTACTCCAACTTTTTGGTAGGCTGCTCTGTTTTGCTGGAGAATGATGAGATATACACTGGAAACAATCAGGAAAATGCAGCTTTCCCTTCCGGGCTTTGCGCTGAAAGAACGGCCCTATTCTGGATTGGTGCCAATTTCCCCAATGAAAAAATAGTGAAAATATTTATCATTGGTGGACCTCGAGAATTTTCGGAAAAAACGCCACCGATTCCACCCTGTGGAGCTTGCCGTCAAAGCCTCATGGAATATGAAACAAAGCAAAATAAAAATATAGAAGTTTACTTTTCAAATCTAAATGAGGAAGTATTTAAAGTGAAATCTATTAAAGATCTGCTACCTTTCTATTTTGATTCATCGTTTTTGTAA
- the namA gene encoding NADPH dehydrogenase NamA gives MLYSPIKFRNVELKNRWVMSPMCMYSCENGLANDFHYVHYGSRAQGGTGLIMIEATGVEPRGRITNHCMGIWNDEQAIKLQKIVEFVHQNSDSKIGIQIAHAGRKGSTWENKQIPVDEGWETIAPSPIPYHPTERIPHVLSVEEIKNLVQKFKEAAKRAVNAGFDVIEIHGAHGYLVHQFLSPLSNIRTDEYGGSFENRIRFLLEIVDTVNEELNENVALFVRISGTEYAENGWDINDSVQLAKILKNHSVDLIDVSSGGNIHGAKIPVYDGYQVPFSSQVKNETGVKTGAVGLITSTEQAEKILQNEEADLIFVAREILRNPYLAVQGSFEMKEDNFFPHQYLRAKISS, from the coding sequence ATGTTATACTCTCCAATAAAATTTAGAAACGTAGAATTAAAAAACCGTTGGGTGATGTCACCGATGTGCATGTATTCTTGCGAAAACGGATTAGCCAATGATTTCCATTATGTACATTACGGAAGCCGTGCACAGGGCGGAACAGGATTAATCATGATCGAGGCAACCGGTGTAGAGCCTCGTGGAAGGATTACCAATCATTGTATGGGAATCTGGAATGACGAGCAGGCTATAAAACTTCAGAAAATCGTTGAATTTGTACATCAAAATTCAGATTCGAAAATAGGGATTCAGATTGCGCATGCAGGAAGAAAAGGATCTACTTGGGAAAATAAACAGATTCCTGTTGATGAAGGCTGGGAGACCATTGCTCCAAGCCCGATACCCTATCATCCGACAGAAAGAATTCCGCATGTATTATCGGTTGAAGAGATTAAAAATTTGGTTCAAAAGTTCAAAGAAGCTGCAAAAAGAGCGGTAAATGCGGGTTTTGATGTAATTGAAATTCATGGCGCACACGGGTATTTGGTTCATCAGTTTCTATCACCGCTATCAAATATACGAACCGATGAATACGGAGGAAGTTTCGAAAACAGAATCCGTTTTTTATTGGAGATTGTAGATACAGTAAATGAAGAATTAAATGAAAATGTAGCGCTCTTTGTAAGGATTTCCGGAACCGAATATGCAGAAAATGGCTGGGATATCAATGACAGTGTACAATTAGCAAAAATACTCAAAAACCATTCTGTTGATCTGATAGATGTTTCAAGCGGCGGGAATATTCACGGAGCAAAAATTCCTGTTTATGATGGATATCAGGTTCCTTTTTCTTCTCAGGTTAAAAACGAAACAGGTGTAAAAACAGGAGCAGTTGGATTGATCACATCAACGGAACAGGCAGAAAAAATCTTACAGAACGAAGAAGCAGATCTGATTTTTGTAGCGAGAGAGATCTTGAGAAACCCTTATCTTGCCGTTCAGGGCTCGTTTGAAATGAAAGAAGATAATTTTTTTCCGCATCAGTATCTGAGAGCGAAAATTTCTTCTTAA
- a CDS encoding DUF2752 domain-containing protein yields the protein MKIEDFMLPCPSKKFLGIDCFGCGTQRAIALVLEGKFSEAFHMFPAVYTLLLFFVFVAVNFIDKKRNYGQILIFLAIVNSLIMVFSYFYKHYF from the coding sequence ATGAAAATTGAAGACTTTATGTTGCCATGCCCAAGCAAAAAATTCTTAGGGATAGATTGTTTCGGATGCGGTACACAAAGAGCAATCGCATTGGTTCTTGAAGGCAAATTTTCAGAAGCTTTTCATATGTTTCCGGCGGTGTATACTTTACTTTTGTTTTTCGTTTTTGTAGCGGTCAATTTTATTGATAAAAAAAGAAACTACGGACAAATTTTAATTTTTTTAGCGATTGTTAACTCACTAATCATGGTATTTTCATATTTTTATAAACATTATTTTTAA
- a CDS encoding CCC motif membrane protein: MNQKLPNAQTVLILGIVSIIGTCCCTGLIGVICGLIGLNKYKSDKVLYDANPTEYSDFNNLNTGRILCIIGLVLGSLQLLYTIFILATVGVDGYMEQIEQLKNMGR; encoded by the coding sequence ATGAATCAAAAACTGCCAAATGCACAGACTGTGCTTATCTTGGGAATTGTATCAATCATCGGAACTTGTTGTTGTACGGGTTTAATAGGTGTTATTTGCGGTCTTATCGGGTTAAACAAATACAAAAGTGATAAAGTGCTGTATGATGCAAACCCGACCGAATATTCAGATTTTAACAATTTGAATACAGGAAGAATTTTATGTATTATCGGTCTGGTTTTAGGATCGCTTCAGCTTCTTTACACAATTTTCATCCTTGCAACTGTAGGTGTTGACGGTTATATGGAGCAGATTGAGCAATTGAAGAACATGGGAAGATAA